The Candidatus Nanopelagicales bacterium nucleotide sequence CCCGGGTGAACACGGTCAGGTCGGGGCCGGCAATGCCTTGTAAGACCTCGCCGGTCTCGTCCTCGGACCCGTCGTTGATGACCAGAATGAGCTTGTGGGTGGCGTTGACCGCGCGTAGTCGGTCAACGCTGTCGGCAATGGTGACGGCTTCGTTAAGGGCCGGAACCATGAAGACCCACAGGTAGTCCTGCTCCCGTCCGAGCGGTTGCTTGCGCCAATACTTGAGGTAGCGACTGCCACTGACGAACAGCACAATCGTCCAGGTGTAACCGATCATGATGGCGACGAACGCGATGAAGTACCCGACGAACGCGAGCCATTCACCCCAGGACACGGCTAGGCCTCGCTGCCGGGTACGGGGGTGGCTTGTCCCTTGGGCCGCCACCACAACCAGGCGACGAGCAGGATGAGCAGCACACCTAATGCGATCGCGCCCACGGCTATCGGGCTGATGCCCGTGGATTCGGTGGGTGGGGAGATCCGCAGTTGCGTGGGCACCTTCGTCGGACCCATCGCCAGGGCTTCTCCCTGCAGAGCCAGCCATCGCTGTGGTGGTCGGTTCGCGTACTGCGCGAGCTCGGTCGCCAACTCCGCGTTAACGGCTTGCTGGTCGGGCGTTCTCCCCTGCCCACTGAGCAGGATCAGGTTGCGATCACCATCGGCGTACGCGGCGAGCACCGCCAGCGGCTCGTCCTGCGAGAAAGAGAAGCGGTTGTCCGGCGGTCCGATCTCGATGGTTGATCCGACAGTGACTTCGGCATTCAACTGTTGCGCTTGTGCCAAGCTCGAACCCACGAGTACTCCTGCGGCACCGGCTTGGGCGAAGCTCTGGAAGTCCAGCACGGTGACGGTCAACTGCTGCGTGGGCGTCGCAGACTGAAGCGAGGAGATGAGTTCGCCGGCTGCCGTCGCTTGCGCGCCACTCATTTGTGCTGTGCCCGTCGCGAATGGGATCCCGGCGGCAAGAGTCTGTGGGAAGCGGTCGAAACCTGGCGCGAGTGATTCGCCAGCGATGCCTTCGACGGTGCTCTGTTCGACGTCGACGTCGGCCCGTGCGCCCAGGTCCGCAGGTGAGCAGCTCGCACCGGGCGGCGTGTAGAACAGCTGGATTGACAGGGCGTTGTCGCGCCGCAGCAACTTCTGATCGATGGTCAACGGGAGGTCGATCGTTGATTCCTTGCCCATGTCCAGCGACGCAACCAGGGTGCCGTTCCAGACGAAGTCGACCCGACCTTGCCCACCCGTCGGCACGGGCGTCATGTTGCCCCGCAGGTTCAGCTGGATCCGTTCCACGCTCTGGCCGAACGCCGGTTGGTTGATGGCGACAACTGCCTCGGAGCGGCCCACCCCAGTAAGGGAGACGGGGTCGGCGCCGAACTTCACCAACGAGATGGATCCGGGTTTGACGTTGAACGCAGGTGGGTGCGTGAGGCCGGTCGCCGAGCTGGACTGGAGGGCGTTGGTGTTGGCGTCGCCGAGCGCGATTGCCGCCTGGTCAATCCCGGTCCCACCGCCGGTAATGACTAGCTGGCCCGCTTTGTTCAACACGACGGAATTGCCAGCGGCGTCAGGAGTCTCGCTCACCCGAATGACGCGGTTGAGGAAGTCACCAGCGACCGGAGCATCCGTGGCGGCGAATCTGATGGTTGTCGGTGAGGGGTAGCGGTAGGTCAGAGCTGAGACTGCATCGAGGCCAGCTTGCTGTTCTGCCTGGCGGGGGGAGGCAGGCACAACGACGGTGTAGGAATCCAGGCCAGCTGACAGGAACGCACCGATGTTCGTCGGGGCAACGGTCGGGATGGTGAAAGCGACCTTCGCGTTCGTGAGGGTCGCGATCGCGGTGTCGTCGGCGAAGCAGTCCTTGGCGGATTCCAATTTGGCCGACATGACTATCGGCAAAACGCCGTCAACGAGGTCATCCGGTTTCAGCGCGGAATTGATGTCTCCACCAGTCTGGGCGTTGACTTCAGCGATCTTGCGGCCATTTGCCGTGAGGATGACTTTGCCCGGCAAGTTGTAGGCGGCTTTCAGGGTTCCGGTGAGTCGGGTTGCCGTACCACCCTGTGGAATCGAAACCTGCACCCGCGATTGCCC carries:
- a CDS encoding cellulose biosynthesis cyclic di-GMP-binding regulatory protein BcsB — its product is MPRLLRYVTPVLLVAGLVVSFAGTASGAPLATTAAKSKTTTGTAELPYTLGIQGANGQSRVQVSIPQGGTATRLTGTLKAAYNLPGKVILTANGRKIAEVNAQTGGDINSALKPDDLVDGVLPIVMSAKLESAKDCFADDTAIATLTNAKVAFTIPTVAPTNIGAFLSAGLDSYTVVVPASPRQAEQQAGLDAVSALTYRYPSPTTIRFAATDAPVAGDFLNRVIRVSETPDAAGNSVVLNKAGQLVITGGGTGIDQAAIALGDANTNALQSSSATGLTHPPAFNVKPGSISLVKFGADPVSLTGVGRSEAVVAINQPAFGQSVERIQLNLRGNMTPVPTGGQGRVDFVWNGTLVASLDMGKESTIDLPLTIDQKLLRRDNALSIQLFYTPPGASCSPADLGARADVDVEQSTVEGIAGESLAPGFDRFPQTLAAGIPFATGTAQMSGAQATAAGELISSLQSATPTQQLTVTVLDFQSFAQAGAAGVLVGSSLAQAQQLNAEVTVGSTIEIGPPDNRFSFSQDEPLAVLAAYADGDRNLILLSGQGRTPDQQAVNAELATELAQYANRPPQRWLALQGEALAMGPTKVPTQLRISPPTESTGISPIAVGAIALGVLLILLVAWLWWRPKGQATPVPGSEA